The following is a genomic window from Variovorax paradoxus.
GCTCTGGGACGCCGACGGCCACCGCTATGCGGACTTCATCGCCGAGTACACGGCCGGCGTCTACGGCCACTCGGCGCCCGAGATCCGCGATGCCGTCATCGAGGCGATGCAAAGCGGCATCAACCTCACGGGGCACAACCTGCTCGAAGGGCGGTTGGCAAAAACCATCTGCGAGCGCTTTCCGCAGATCGAGCAATTGCGCTTCACCAACTCTGGCACCGAGGCAAACCTGATGGCGCTCACGGCTGCGCTGCACTTCACCGGCCGCCGAAAGATCGTGGTGTTCTCAGGCGGTTATCACGGCGGCGTGCTGGGGTTCGGTGCCAAGCCCTTGCCGACGACTGTGCCGTTCGACTTCCTGGTACTGCCCTACAACGACGCACAGCTTGCGAGCGAGCAGATCGCCAAGCACGGGCCGGAGATCGCCGCCATCCTGGCCGAACCGATGCAGGGCGCGAGCGGCTGCATTCCGGGGCGCCTCGACTTCCTTCAGGCACTCCGCGATGGCGCGACGAAGGTCGGCGCGCTGCTGATCTTCGACGAGGTCATGACCTCGCGCCTTGCGCCGAACGGCCTTGCCGACAAGCTGGGTATCCGGTCAGACCTCACCACACTCGGCAAGTACATCGGCGGCGGCATGTCGTTCGGCGCTTTCGGCGGGCGTTCGGACGTGATGGCGCAGTTCGATCCGCGCACGGGGTCGCTCTCTCATTCGGGCACCTTCAACAACAACGTGATGACCATGGCCGCCGGGTATGCCGGTCTCACGAAATTGTTCACGCCCGAGGCGGCCGGCGCGCTGGCCGAGCGCGGCGAGGCGATGCGCGCGCGGCTCAATGCGCTGTGCACGAAGGAGGGCGTGGCCATGCAGTTCACCGGCGTCGGTTCGCTGATGAATGCGCATTTCCTCCGACGGGAAGTGCGGCGTGTGGACGATCTGGCGGTGGTCGACGGGCGTCTGCGCCAGTTGCTGTTCTTTCACCTGCTGAGCCAAGGCATCTACGCTTCGCCGCGGGGCTTCGTGGTGCTGTCGCTGCCCTTGCCGGATGCGGACATCGACCGCTTCGTCGCCGCCATCGGCAGCTTCATCGGCGAGTGCCGGGCGCTGCTGCCTAGCGCGGAGTAGTGCTGGCCACGCCCAGCAGCTCGTGCAGCCGCGTGCTGGTGGTCGTGTACTGCAGCGGCACGGCCTTGCCGGGGAACACGATGGCGGTGGCCCCCCAGGCGGCCAGCGTGGCCTCGTGAAAGCCGCAGACGATGAGCTTCTTCTTGCCCGGGTAGGTGTTGATGTCGCCCACCGCGAACACGCCGCGTTCGCGGGTTTCGTATTTTTCGGTGTCGACCGGCACCTGTTTGCGCTCGAGCTCCAGGCCCCAATCGGCAATGGGGCCGAGGCGGGGCGAAATGCCAAGGCAGGCGACCAGCGCGTCGAGCGGCAGGTCGACAGTCGTTGCGTCTGGGGTGGTGATCTGCAGTTGCTTGCCGTCGAAGGCGGTGGGCTGGCCCACCTTGAACGCCAGCCTACCTTCGGCGACCAGCGCGCGCATCGAAGCGACGAGGTTTTCATCGGCCTGGAAGCCGTCGCGCCGGTGCACCAGCGTGACCTGTTTGGCAATGGCGGTGAGCCCGATGGCGGTTTGCAGCGCAATGTCGTCGCCGCCATTCACCACCACGGTCTGGCCCGCAAAGCGCTCCAGCGAATCGGGGTGATAGAAAAGCGAGCTGCCTTCGAACTGCGCAATGCCGTCGATGGCAATTCGCTTGGGCACGAAGGCGCCGACGCCGGCCGCGATGAACACGGTCTTGGCCAGGAAGGCCTTGCCTTCCGATGTCGTCAGCAGCAAGCGCTCATCGGCCTGGCGGGCAAGGGTGGCGACCTGCTCGCCGAAGTGGAACTGCGGCTTGAACGGCGCCACCTGCTGCAGCAGCGATTGCGCAAGATCGCGCCCGCTGGTGAATGGTGTGCCCGGAATGTCGTAGATCGGCTTGTCGCCGTAGAGCGCCACGCACTGGCCGCCCGCGGCGGGCAGCGCATCGACGATGTGGCAGGAAATCTCGAGCAGGCCGAGCTGGAAGGCCTGGAACAGCCCGACCGGACCGGCGCCGATGATGAGCGCGTCGGTTTCGATGGGGGCCGGGCCTTCGGGGTTCAACGGACCAGTTCGCCGATCTTGTCGGTCTTGTCTTTCCACTCTTCGGCGTCGGGGAGGGCCGGCTTGCGCTTGGTGATGCTCTTCCAGCCGTCGGCCAGCGCGAGCTCGGCGTTGAGCTTGATGAAGGCGATCTGGTTGGCCGGGAGGTCTTCCTCGGCGTAGATCGCATTGACCGGGCATTCAGGAATGCAAACCGCGCAATCGATGCACTCGTCCGGGTCGATCACCAGCATGTTGGGACCTTCGCGGAAGCAATCCACGGGGCATACGTCCACGCAGTCGGTGTATTTGCAGCGGATGCAGGCTTCAGAGACGACGTGGGTCATTTGTCTTCTAACGTCAGTATGTGGGTCGGGAAAACCCGAGATTTTAGGCCTTTGCGGCGGCAGGCTGCACGAGCACGGCAGCAGCGGTCTTGTGAGTGGCTGTGTCGACCAGCACCAGCGAGCCCAATGCCCGCGATTGCGTGAAGGGCAGAACGGCCAGCGGCTGCTGCAGCGCAAGCACCACATCGCCGATCGAATTGGCCTCCAGCTGTGCCGTCGGCTCGGATTCGAGTGTGGTGATGTTCACCCGGTCGACGATGCGCGCCACCTTGGCCTTGACCCAGCGATGGCCCTGCAGCGCCCAGTAGACGCGGCCCGCAACCAGCGGCTCGTCGTCGAGCCAGGCCACGGTGGCGGTGATTTCGCGCACCGGCTCGAAGGCCTCGGGCGCCAGCAGCCAGTCGCCGCGCGACACATCCACTTCGCGGTCGAGCACGATGCCGGCGCTGTGGCCCGCATGCACCGCCTTCGGCTGGCGCGTGTGGCTCAGCACCTGGGCGACGGTGGCGGTCTGGTTGCTGGGCAGCACGGTCACGCGCTGGCCGGGCTCCACATGGCCCGAGGCTACGCGGCCCCAGAACACGCGGCGGCCTTGCGAAGTGTCGGACGAGGAAGAGAATTTTTCGACCCACTGCACCGGGAAGGCGAAGGGCACGGCCTCGTCCTGCACGGTCACCGGCAGTTCCTCGAGCAGCTCGAGCAGGCTCGGGCCTTCGTAGCCGACCCAATCGGCATGGCGCGTGGCCACGTTCCAGCCCTTGAGGGCCGAGATCGGCACGATGGCGGCCACCTGCACGCCCGCCGCTTCGGCAAAGGCGTTCAGCGCGGTCGAAATGCGTTCGAAGGCCAGGGCGGCGTCGTCGATGGCATCGAGCTTGTTGACCGCGAACACGATCGACTGCACGCGCAGCAGATGGGTCAGCAGCGTGTGGCGGCGGGTTTGCGGCAGCAGCTCGCGTTTGACCACGGTGCCGTCTTCCACCTCTGCGGCCCAGGCCAGCTTGGTGGCATCGACCAGCACCACGGCGGCATCGGCGGCCGAGGCGGCCGTGACCATGTTGCGGGTGTATTGCTCATGGCCCGGCGCGTCGCCGATGATGAACTTGCGCTTGGCGGTCGAGAAGTAGCGGTAGGCCACGTCGATCGTGATGCCTTGTTCGCGCTCGGCCGAGAGGCCATCGGTAAGCAGGGCGAGATCGGTTTCGCCGCCGCGCTGCACGCCGGCCAGCTGGTCTTGCAGCACGGTCTTGCTGTCGACCAGCAGTCGGCCGATGAGCGTGCTCTTGCCGTCGTCCACCGAGCCGCAAGTGATGAAGCGCAGGGCGGTGCCGGTGTCGCCGTGCAGGGCGTTGCTATCGAGGGTTGCCGTCGTCGTGCTCATCAGAAATATCCGTCTTTCTTGCGCTTCTCCATCGAAGCTTCCGAAGTCATGTCGTCCATGCGCGTGGCGCCGCGCTCGCTCACGTCGACCGACAGGGTCTCGAGCACCACGTCGCCGGCGTCGGCGGCCAGGCTTTCGACCGGGCAGGTGGTCGTGATGTCGCCCACGGTGCGAAAGCGCACGTCGCGCACCTGCACCGTTTCGCCGTCTCGCGGCGGGGTGAGTTCAGTCACCGGCACCAGCAGGCCGCGGCGCTCGACCACTTCGCGCTTGTGCGTGTAGTAGATCGACGGCAGGCCCACATGCTCGCGCTCGATGTATTGCCACACGTCGAGCTCGGTCCAGTTCGAAATCGGGAACACGCGGAAGTGCTCGCCCGGTGCCAGGCGCGTGTTGAACAGCGTCCAGAGTTCGGGGCGCTGGTCCTTCGGTTGCCATTGGCCGAATGAATCGCGGTGCGAAAAGATGCGCTCCTTGGCGCGGGCTTTTTCCTCGTCGCGGCGGGCGCCGCCAATCAGCGCCTCGAAGCGGAATTCTTCAATGGCCTCGAGCAGCGTGACCGACTGGTGCGCATTGCGCGACTCGCCCGGGTGGGCCAGGCGCACGGTGCCGCGCGCCATCGAGTCTTCGACGCTGCGCACGATGAGCTCGGCGCCCAGTTCCTTGGCGCGCTGGTCGCGGTAGGCCGTGACTTCGGGAAAGTTGTGGCCCGTGTCGATCATCAGCAACGGGTAGGGAATGCGGCCGACACCAAAAGCCTTTTCGGCGCACTTCAGCAGCACCAGCGAATCCTTGCCGCCCGAAAACAGCAGGGTGGGGCGCTCGAAGGCGGCCGCGACTTCACGCAGGATGAAGATCGTTTCTTCCTCGAGCGCATCGAGGTGCGTGTTGGACAGGTGCGCAGGGGAATGCATCGAGGGCTGCAAAAGTTCGGCTTCGGTACGGGCGTTCATCGGATGGGGTCCTGGATGCGGAGATCGATCGTTCAGTGCGAAAGATGCAAGCCGCATTCGCGGTTGTCTTCGCCCTTGGTCGGGTCCACATAGTCGAAGTTGTTGGGCAGGCCGTTCGCTTCGCAGTATTCGTACAAATCCTTGGACGACCAGTGCAAGAGCGGCGCAACCTTGATCAGGCCGTCGGGGTTGACGCTAACCGGGTCCATCTGCGCGCGCACTGCCGTGTCGGTGGCGCGCAGCGCGGTAAACCACACCTTGGGCGCTGTTTCGCGCAGCGCGCGGGCAAAGGGCTCCAGCTTCACTTCTTCGGTGAACGCGGCGTGCCGCGGATCGTCGAGCGCCGGGGTCGGGCCCTCCACCGCTTCACGGTGTGCGCGCGAGCGGCGCGGCAGGTAGATATGCAGATCCAGGCCGAGCTGCTTCGTCACTTCGTCGGCAAAGCGGTAGGTGGCCTCGGTGTTGTAGCCGTTGTCCATCCAGATCACCGGAACGTCGCGCTTGGCACGCGTGACCATGTGCAGGATCACGGCTTCGAACGGGCGAAAGTTGGTGGTGACGATCGCCGGTTGGCCGAGGCCGATTGCCCAATCCACCAGCCCCTCGGCGTTGCGGCCGAGTTCGGTGTTGATGCGTGCAAAGTCGATGTCGGTGGCAATGCTCATGTCGAAGGTTCCTGTGCTGCGGGCTCAGTTGCTGGCCACGAAGTGCGGCACCGGCTGCACCGCGTCGCCTTGGTAGAAGGCGGCAAAGCGGTCGAACTGGCGCTGCGCGTCGGAGGCGTCCACGCCTTCCTTGAGCACGGCGCTCGAAAAGCCGGTGCGTTCCATCTGCACCAGCTGGTCGATCAGCACGTCGCCGGTGGCCCGGATGTCGCCCTTGAAGCCCAGGCGGCGGCGCAGCAAAAAGGCCTGGCTGTAGGCGCGGCCGTCGGTGAACTTCGGAAAGTTCAGGTCGATGCGCTCGATGTCTTCCAGGCACACCTCGATGGCGAGCGGGTCGGCATCGTTGGGCAGTTGCAGCACCTTCGGGTCGCCGTCGTCGATGTGCTCTTCGGCGGCCAGGATGTTCAGCTTGCGGTTCATGCTGCTTCCTCCACCTTGAAGCGTGCACTGTTGGCCGCGGCCTTGAACGGGTCGTGGCCCACGCGGCGCAACGTGTCGATGAAGGTCTCGCCATTTTCGCGGGTGTCGCGGTAGGTGGTGAGCACGGCCTCGATCACGCCCGGCACTTCGGCCGCCGAGAACGAGGGACCGACCACCTTGCCGGCCTGCGGCGTGCCGCTGAGCGCGGAGCCGTCGGAGCCGCCCAGGGTGACCTGGTACCACTCCTTGCCGTCCTTGTCGACGCCCAGGATGCCGATGTGGCCGCTGTGGTGATGGCCGCACGAGTTGATGCAGCCGCTGATGTGCAGGTCGATCTCGCCCAGGTCGTCGAGCTCGTCCAGGTCCTGGTAGCGCTCGGTGATGGCTTCGGCAATGGGAATGGAGCGCGCATTGGCCAGCGCGCAGAAGTCGCCGCCGGGGCAGGCGATCATGTCGGTGAGCAGGTGCACGTTGGCGCTGGCAAAGCCGGCCGCGCGGGCGGCGAGCCACAGCGCGTGCAGGTCTTCGGCATGCACCCAGGGCAGCACGATGTTCTGGTCGTGCGTTACGCGGGCTTCGCCGGCCGAAAAGCGGTCGGCCAGCACGGCGAGCGTGTCGAGCTGGTCGGCCGATGCATCGCCGGGCGCCTGCTTCAGGCGCTTGAACGACAGGGTGACGGCGCGCAGCGCGGGGTTCTTGTGCGGGGCCACATTGCGGGCCAGCCAGCGGGCAAACTGCACGTCGTCCGCGGCGTGGGCGCGCAACTCGGCGTCGGTCTTCTCAGCGCTTTGCAGCACGCGCGTGGCGAGCGTCGGCGGTACGAAGGATGCGGCAACGCGGTCGTACTCTTCCTGCGTGATGGTGTGCGGTGCGCCGTCGTGCTCGATGATCTGCTTGTACTCGGCTTCTACATCGTCGATGTAGCGCTGGCCTTCGGCCTTTACCAAGATCTTGATGCGCGCCTTGTAGATGTTGTCGCGGCGGCCATAGCGGTTGTAGACACGAATCACCGCTTCGAGGTAATTCATGATCTGCTGCCACGGCAGGAACTCGCGCAGCACGGTGCCGATGATGGGCGTGCGGCCCATGCCGCCGCCCACCTGCACGCGAAAGCCGATTTCGCCGGCCTCGTTCTTCACCACATGCAGGCCCACGTCGTGCCAGCCGGTGGCGGCGCGGTCTTCGGTGGCGCCGGTAATCGCAATCTTGAACTTGCGCGGCAGAAAGGCGAATTCAGGATGCAGCGTGCTCCACTGGCGCATGATTTCCGCGAACGGACGCGGATCGGCAATTTCGTCGACCGCGATGCCGGCACGCTCGTCGCTGGTGATGTTGCGAATGCAATTGCCGCTGGTCTGAATGCCGTGCATGTCGACCGAAGCCAGCAGGTCCATCACGTCGGCGGACTTGGACAGCGGAATCCAGTTGTACTGAACGTTCTGGCGCGTCGAAAAGTGGGCGTAGTGCGTGGGCAGCTTGTGGCTGCCGAGCAGGCCCTGCGTTTCGATGGCCTTCTTGTAGACCTCGGCTTCGGGCTCGTCGTACTCGCGCGCAATGCGGGCCAGCACGCGCAGCTGGCGGCTCGAGAGCTCGCCGTACGGCACGGCCACGCGCAGCATGGGCGCATAGCGTTGCACGTACCAGCCGTTTTGCAGCCGCAGCGGGCGGAACTCGTCTTCGGCGAGCTTGCCCTTTTGCCAGCGTTCGAGCTGGTCTCTGTATTGGGCTGCCCGTTGGTGGACGAACTGGCGATCGAAATCTGTGTATTGGTACATCGTGAGTCTTGAAGAAGTGCGGTGCCGCACGTCCAACGGGGCGCCCCAGCAAGAAGCCGAGATTCTGAAAGCACGCCTTATGGAAGCAAACTATTTTTTGGTTCGCGCCTTATGCGGATAAGCTTATTCTCCAATGCCCATGCGGGTTGCCGGGCGGTTGAATGCTTATTCTGGATAAGGGCGCGAGTGCTCCGCAGGCCTAGGATAAGGCCCATTGGGATTGCGCGTTTTGTCCACTCCCGTCTTGGGGAGAGTGCGGGTGCTGCTTCAGCGCAGCATGGCCGACATGGCCGAGCAGCAGTTCAGCATGCGAACCGCGGCTTCCACAGAGTCTGCGGTGAAACGCAAGCTCACACCATCGACGCGTTCGAACGACGGCCATTGGCAAAAAAGATCGGCCATGGCGGGCGACTGGGTGCGCAGCGTGACCACCTGCGGGCCCTCGAAGACCAGGGGCGCTGCGCTGGCCCTGGCCGCCAGGCCCTGAATCACCCCCGCGTGGATGGCCGCGCGCGACTCATCGGGAGAAAGCGACACGCCGCTGCTGAACCCCGTGGCCCGCTTGGTCTGCACGAAGACCGCATGCGGAAAGACCGGCTGGTTCTCGGCGATGAATACATCGTCTCCGCTGGCCATGACCACCGGCACGCCGTATTCACCGGCCAGCGCGCCATAGAGCCCGGCCTCGCCCAGCTCCTGGTCGCCGAGCCAGATGCCCGCGAACGCAAAGCTGTTGATGGTGTGGGCGAGGATGCCGCGCCCCTGTGCCCGAGAGTGGTAGCCCACCATGCAGACTGCTTGCACGCCTTCTTCTTCCACGCCCGCCACCATGCTCAGGTAGCGCGGCTTGCCCTGGACCACGCGCGCGCGCGCATCGAGCACGTCGGGCGGCATGTTGCGAAAGCCGCCGTGCGAATCGTTGACCAGCACCTCGGTGGCGCCGGCCTCGAAGGCGCCGGCAATGGCCGCATTGGCCTCTTGCGCCATCAGCAGCCGGGCACGCTCGAACTCCGGATTGCCGGGGCGCACCTGCTCCTGGTGGTAGACGCCGGCAACGCCTTCGATGTCGGTGGAGATCAGAACTTTCATGCGGAGCAATGCCTGCGGATCAAGAGATGAAGGAAGAGGGCGGCAGCAGTTCCGAAAGCGCATGCCGGTGGTGGCCGTCGCGGCCGGTAACCGCCGTGGCACGCCACAGCGCGTGGACGATGGCCTGTTCGGTGCTGTCGGCCGCAGCCTGGAAGATATCGTCAAGCAGGCTGTCGTGCAGCATGGCGACGGCGGGCATGGGCCGTTCGGCCCGGTCGGGCACGGTGTACGCGGTCGAAAAAGCCAGTGCGATGTCGCCGCTGCCGTGGCCGAAAACCGAGCCCGTGCGCGCCAGCCCGGCACCTGCGCGCAACGCCAGCCGGCGCAGTTGCCGTGCGTCCAGCGGGGCGTCGGTGGCAATGAGCATGATGATCGAGCCCTTTTCCGGCTCGGCCGCCGCAGTCGCCTGCGCGGCTGCTTCTTGCGAAGCCAGCTGCGCCGCGAGTTGCGCGCCCACCGCCCGGCCCGCCAGCATCAGTTGCGGCAGCCGGCCATAGTTGGCCAGCACCAGCGCGCCCACGGTGTGCACGCCGCCGTGGCGCGAAGGCACGCAGCGCGACGCACTGCCGATGCCGCCCTTGAACTGGAAGCTCGACATGCCGCGGCCCGCGCCCACCGAGCCCTGCTCGAAATCGGCTCCTGCGCTTTGCAGTGCGTGCAGGTAGTCGGCCTCGGTCACTGCCAGCCGCTGAATGTCGTTGAGAAAGCCGTCGTTGCACTCGAAGACCAGCGGATTGACCGTGGGCAGCGAACGCCCCGATTCCGGATTGGCCGCCACGCAGTCGCGGATCTGCGCCGTCGCAACCGTGCCGACGGAGAAGGTGTTGGTGAGCGCGATCGGCGTTTCGAGCACGCCAAGCTCTTCGACCTGCACCAGCCCCACGCTCTTGCCAAAGCCGTTGAGCACCACGGCCGCGGCCGGAACCTTGTCGCGGAAAGCGTCGCCGCCATGCGGGCGCACAACGGTTACGCCGGTCTGCACACCGTCGTCGTTCAGCGTGCGGTGGCCGACCGAGACCCCCTGCACGTCGGTGATGGCGTTGCGCGAGCCCGAGGGCAGGCTGCCGATGTGCGGAATCGATGGCATGCGAGGCCCTGGTCTACTGGCGATCGATCTTCGGGTCGAGCGCGTCGCGCAGCGCATCGCCCAGCAGGTTGAAGGCCAGCACGGTAAAGAAGATGGCCAGGCTCGGGAACAGCGCCACGTGGGGCGAGGTCACCATGTCGGCGCGTGCTTCGCTCAGCATCGCGCCCCATTCGGGCGTTGGCGGTTGCGCGCCCATGCCCAGGAACGAGAGGCTGGCCGCCGTGATGATCGACGTGCCCACGCGCATCGAGAAATACACGACGATCGACGAAATGGTGCCCGGCAGGATGTGCCGCACGATGATGGTCCAGTCCGATGCGCCGATGCTGCGCTCGGCCTCGATGTAGGTCTGCTGCTTGAGCACCAGCGTGTTGCCGCGCACCAGGCGCGCGAACGCCGGCACGCTGAACACCGACACCGCCACCACCACGTTGGTCATGCTGCTGCCCAGGATGGCGACCACGCCCAGCGCCAGCAGAATGCCCGGAAAGGCAAACAGCACGTCGGAGATGCGCATCACGATGCGGTCCCACCAGCCTTCGTAGTAGCCCGCGAGCAGGCCGAAGGCCGTGCCGACGAAGCCGCCCACCAGCACCGAGAGAAAACCCGCCATCAACGAAATGCGTGCGCCCATCAGGATGCGGCTGAAGATGTCGCGGCCCAGCGGATCGACGCCGAACCAGTGCGTGGCCGAAGGGCCCGTGTTCAGCATGTCGTAGTCGAAGAAGTTCTCTGCGTCGAAGGGCACGATCCACGGCGCGAACACCGCAACGAACACCAGCAGCAGCACGAACACCGCCGCAACGATGCCCACCGGCTGCTTCTTGAAGCGGCGCCAGCATTCGCCCCACGGCGTGCGGACCTTGCCCGCGGTTTGAACCGCCACCACGGGCGGAGAGATATTTTCGGCAGACACGCCGGTAGCTTGCGTCATGTCGGCTGCCTCACTTGTAGCGGATGGTGGGGTTGATGTAGCCGTACAGCACATCGACCACCAGGTTGATCAGGATGAATTCGAGCGAGAACAGCAGCACCAGCGTCTGGATGACGGGGTAGTCGCGCATCTGCACGGCGTCGACCAGCAGGCGGCCGAGGCCGGGCCAGTTGAACACCGCCTCGACAAGAATCGAGCCGCCCAGCAGAAAGCCGAACTGCAGGCCCATCATGGTCACCACCGGAATGAGCGCGTTGCGCAGGCAGTGCTTGATGATGACCGTGCGCTCGCGCACGCCCTTGGCGCGCGCGGTGCGAACGAAGTCTTCCTGGATCACTTCGACGAACGATGCGCGCGTGAAGCGCGCCATGACGGCCGCCACCGCTGCACCCAGCGTGATCGAAGGCAGGATGTAGTGCTTCCAGCTGCTGGCCCCCACCGTGGGCAGCCAGCCGAGCTGAACCGAGAAGATCTGCATCAGCAGCATGCCCAATGCAAATGCGGGAAATGAGATGCCCGATACCGCCAGCGTCATGCCGAGGCGGTCGGGCCATTGGTTGCGGAACACCGCGGAAACAATGCCGATGCCCATGCCGAAAATCACCGCCCACACCATGCTGGTGATGGTGAGCATCACCGTCGGAAAAAAGCGCTCGCCGATTTCCGTCGCCACCGGCCGCCGCGTGCGGATCGAGGTGCCGAAGTCGCCTTGCAGCATGTGGGTGAAGAAGCTCACGAACTGCTGCGGCAGCGGCTTGTCCAGGCCCAGCTCCGCGCGCACCATGGCCACGGTCTGCTCGTCGGCGTCCTGGCCGGCGGCAAGGCGCGCCGGATCGCCCGGCAGCATGTGGACGAACAGGAACACCAGCACTGCCACGATGAGCAGCGTCGGGATCAGGCCCAACAGTCGTTTGAGAAAGTAATTCAGCATGGCATACAGGCGATCAGGCCTCTCGGAGCCTTTGGGGCCCTAGTCGGGAGACACCGCGGAACCGGCTTTGCCGGGCCGCTGGTGTCGCCCCCTTGAGGGGGAGGCGGCTACACGAAGTGAGCCGCTTCGGGGGTGGGTCAGTTCACAGCAATGGCGTCGATGTTGATGTTGCCGTCAGGCATCACGTGCACACCCGACAGGCGCTTGGAATGCGCCGACAGGTTCTGCTCGGTGACCAGCGGCACGCGCGGCAGGTCCTTGCGGATCTCTTCCTGCGCGGTCTTGTAGAGCGCTGCCTTTTCCTTGTCGTCCACGGTAATCAGCGCCTTGGCGAGCGCGTTGTCCACCACATCGCTCTTGTAGAAAGACATGTTGTTCAGCTTGGGCGCCCAGGCTTCAGAGGCGAACAGCGGGCGCAGGCCCCAGTCGGCTTCGCCGGTCGACGAAGACCAGCCCGTGTAGTACATGCGCACCTTGGCCGTCTTGGGATCGGGCCATGCATCGACCTGCTCGGTGCGCTGGCCCACTTCGAGCGCTTGCACCTGCAGCTTGATGCCCACTTGCGCGAGCTGCTGCTGCACGAACTGGATCGTCTTCTGGCTGGTCGTGTTGTTGTAGGCACTCCACAGCACCGATTCGAAGCCGTTCGGATAGCCGGCTTCCGCCAGCAGTTCCTTGGCCTTCTTCACGTCGTAGGGAATAGGCGCCATCTTCTCGGCGAACTTCACGCCCTGCGGCAGCACGCCTTGCGCTGGGAAGGCATAGCCGCCGAACGCGACCTTGGCCAGGGCTTCCTTGTTGATGGCGTAGCCGATGGCTTCGCGCACCTTCGGGTTGTCGTACGGCTTCTGCAGCATGTTGAATGCCAGGAAGCGCGTGATGATCGACGGAATGGCCACCACTTCGAGCTTGTCGCTCTTCTTGAGCAGCTCGGCCTGCTCGTAGGGAATCGGGAAGGCGAAATCGGCTTCGCCGGTCTGCAGCATGGCGGCGCGCGTGTTGTTCTCGAGCACCGGCTTCCACTGCACCGTGTCGACCTTGGGGTAGCCCTTCTTCCAGTAGCCGTCGAACTTCTTGGCCTTGACGGCTTCGGTCTGCTTCCACTCGACGAACTCGAACGGGCCGGTGCCCACGGGGTGGAAGGCGATGTCCTTGTTGCCCCACTTCTTGAGCGC
Proteins encoded in this region:
- a CDS encoding aspartate aminotransferase family protein; translated protein: MTDAAIDHALAEAHRRFIDSNPASRRQFEEQARYMPGANSRSVLFYAPFPLTIAKGEGAALWDADGHRYADFIAEYTAGVYGHSAPEIRDAVIEAMQSGINLTGHNLLEGRLAKTICERFPQIEQLRFTNSGTEANLMALTAALHFTGRRKIVVFSGGYHGGVLGFGAKPLPTTVPFDFLVLPYNDAQLASEQIAKHGPEIAAILAEPMQGASGCIPGRLDFLQALRDGATKVGALLIFDEVMTSRLAPNGLADKLGIRSDLTTLGKYIGGGMSFGAFGGRSDVMAQFDPRTGSLSHSGTFNNNVMTMAAGYAGLTKLFTPEAAGALAERGEAMRARLNALCTKEGVAMQFTGVGSLMNAHFLRREVRRVDDLAVVDGRLRQLLFFHLLSQGIYASPRGFVVLSLPLPDADIDRFVAAIGSFIGECRALLPSAE
- a CDS encoding NAD(P)/FAD-dependent oxidoreductase produces the protein MNPEGPAPIETDALIIGAGPVGLFQAFQLGLLEISCHIVDALPAAGGQCVALYGDKPIYDIPGTPFTSGRDLAQSLLQQVAPFKPQFHFGEQVATLARQADERLLLTTSEGKAFLAKTVFIAAGVGAFVPKRIAIDGIAQFEGSSLFYHPDSLERFAGQTVVVNGGDDIALQTAIGLTAIAKQVTLVHRRDGFQADENLVASMRALVAEGRLAFKVGQPTAFDGKQLQITTPDATTVDLPLDALVACLGISPRLGPIADWGLELERKQVPVDTEKYETRERGVFAVGDINTYPGKKKLIVCGFHEATLAAWGATAIVFPGKAVPLQYTTTSTRLHELLGVASTTPR
- the fdxA gene encoding ferredoxin FdxA, with protein sequence MTHVVSEACIRCKYTDCVDVCPVDCFREGPNMLVIDPDECIDCAVCIPECPVNAIYAEEDLPANQIAFIKLNAELALADGWKSITKRKPALPDAEEWKDKTDKIGELVR
- a CDS encoding sulfate adenylyltransferase subunit 1, with amino-acid sequence MSTTTATLDSNALHGDTGTALRFITCGSVDDGKSTLIGRLLVDSKTVLQDQLAGVQRGGETDLALLTDGLSAEREQGITIDVAYRYFSTAKRKFIIGDAPGHEQYTRNMVTAASAADAAVVLVDATKLAWAAEVEDGTVVKRELLPQTRRHTLLTHLLRVQSIVFAVNKLDAIDDAALAFERISTALNAFAEAAGVQVAAIVPISALKGWNVATRHADWVGYEGPSLLELLEELPVTVQDEAVPFAFPVQWVEKFSSSSDTSQGRRVFWGRVASGHVEPGQRVTVLPSNQTATVAQVLSHTRQPKAVHAGHSAGIVLDREVDVSRGDWLLAPEAFEPVREITATVAWLDDEPLVAGRVYWALQGHRWVKAKVARIVDRVNITTLESEPTAQLEANSIGDVVLALQQPLAVLPFTQSRALGSLVLVDTATHKTAAAVLVQPAAAKA
- the cysD gene encoding sulfate adenylyltransferase subunit CysD — its product is MNARTEAELLQPSMHSPAHLSNTHLDALEEETIFILREVAAAFERPTLLFSGGKDSLVLLKCAEKAFGVGRIPYPLLMIDTGHNFPEVTAYRDQRAKELGAELIVRSVEDSMARGTVRLAHPGESRNAHQSVTLLEAIEEFRFEALIGGARRDEEKARAKERIFSHRDSFGQWQPKDQRPELWTLFNTRLAPGEHFRVFPISNWTELDVWQYIEREHVGLPSIYYTHKREVVERRGLLVPVTELTPPRDGETVQVRDVRFRTVGDITTTCPVESLAADAGDVVLETLSVDVSERGATRMDDMTSEASMEKRKKDGYF
- a CDS encoding phosphoadenosine phosphosulfate reductase family protein is translated as MSIATDIDFARINTELGRNAEGLVDWAIGLGQPAIVTTNFRPFEAVILHMVTRAKRDVPVIWMDNGYNTEATYRFADEVTKQLGLDLHIYLPRRSRAHREAVEGPTPALDDPRHAAFTEEVKLEPFARALRETAPKVWFTALRATDTAVRAQMDPVSVNPDGLIKVAPLLHWSSKDLYEYCEANGLPNNFDYVDPTKGEDNRECGLHLSH
- a CDS encoding DUF934 domain-containing protein, whose amino-acid sequence is MNRKLNILAAEEHIDDGDPKVLQLPNDADPLAIEVCLEDIERIDLNFPKFTDGRAYSQAFLLRRRLGFKGDIRATGDVLIDQLVQMERTGFSSAVLKEGVDASDAQRQFDRFAAFYQGDAVQPVPHFVASN
- a CDS encoding nitrite/sulfite reductase gives rise to the protein MYQYTDFDRQFVHQRAAQYRDQLERWQKGKLAEDEFRPLRLQNGWYVQRYAPMLRVAVPYGELSSRQLRVLARIAREYDEPEAEVYKKAIETQGLLGSHKLPTHYAHFSTRQNVQYNWIPLSKSADVMDLLASVDMHGIQTSGNCIRNITSDERAGIAVDEIADPRPFAEIMRQWSTLHPEFAFLPRKFKIAITGATEDRAATGWHDVGLHVVKNEAGEIGFRVQVGGGMGRTPIIGTVLREFLPWQQIMNYLEAVIRVYNRYGRRDNIYKARIKILVKAEGQRYIDDVEAEYKQIIEHDGAPHTITQEEYDRVAASFVPPTLATRVLQSAEKTDAELRAHAADDVQFARWLARNVAPHKNPALRAVTLSFKRLKQAPGDASADQLDTLAVLADRFSAGEARVTHDQNIVLPWVHAEDLHALWLAARAAGFASANVHLLTDMIACPGGDFCALANARSIPIAEAITERYQDLDELDDLGEIDLHISGCINSCGHHHSGHIGILGVDKDGKEWYQVTLGGSDGSALSGTPQAGKVVGPSFSAAEVPGVIEAVLTTYRDTRENGETFIDTLRRVGHDPFKAAANSARFKVEEAA